GCTGCCGCAAGTAGATGTTATAGAGGGAGAGACTATAAGAGTTAAGTCGGGACCTTTCGAAAACCTAGAAGGTGTAATAGAGGAAATAGACAGCGAAAAGAGAAAAGTAAAAGCTTTCGTATCTATGTTCGGAAGAGACACTCTTGTGGAATTGGACTTTGAACAATTCGAAAAGATATACTAATAACGTCTAAAAGCTTATTAAGGCTTTATATAATATAGATTTAGTGAGAAAAACAAGGAGGTGCAATAAAATGGCAAAAAAAGTTATTGCTTTAGTTAAACTACAAATTCCAGCTGGAAAGGCTACTCCAGCACCACCGGTAGGTACTGCACTAGGACCACACGGTGTTAATATAATGCAATTCACAAAGGAATTCAATGCGAAGACAGCAGATCAAGCAGGTATGATAATACCGGTAGTGCTAACTGTTTATCAGGATAGATCGTTCTCGTTCATAACAAAAACTCCACCAGTTGCTATACTTCTAAAGAAGGCAATAGGAATAGAGTCAGGATCAGGAGTTCCAAACAAGACTAAGGTTGGAACTATATCAAAAGAGAAAGTTAAAGAG
This is a stretch of genomic DNA from Andreesenia angusta. It encodes these proteins:
- the rplK gene encoding 50S ribosomal protein L11, producing the protein MAKKVIALVKLQIPAGKATPAPPVGTALGPHGVNIMQFTKEFNAKTADQAGMIIPVVLTVYQDRSFSFITKTPPVAILLKKAIGIESGSGVPNKTKVGTISKEKVKEIAEVKMPDLNASSVEAAMSMVAGTARSMGITVEE